A stretch of the Bacillus sp. FJAT-18017 genome encodes the following:
- a CDS encoding DNA ligase D yields the protein MKPMLPVLSFEQPVRQGWSYEVKYDGFRAMLEWTEESINIVSRNGKPLLPQFPEIDQFLSSHIEAFRPYLPLLLDCELVILENEYKANFSAIQVRGRMKSENRIQESAKKVPARLMAFDLLMLSGTSLLDRVYSDRKKQLNDLFIKTGLPVKVNPSNQQLLQYVKSYSDFNEIWEHVSLHDGEGIVAKDPAGRWEEGKRTDKWVKYKNFKLVNCFLIAFEKANGYYHCAVYKDEEIVQIGHILFGLKPEEKQALSAVIRQNSTNEDNRFIYVEPAICFEVKYLELYDGELREPHFNRFRFDLKPEDCTYDHFLFNQKNAPEDVELTHPDKPVWESPPVRKIDLVHYLREVSPSMLPFLQKRLLTVIRYPHGMFGEAFYQKNCPDYAPDFVETHLDEDINYIVCNGLKTLVWLGNQLAIEFHIPFRTIDSQPNKVSEIVLDLDPPSIGDFQLAVTAALHIKEVLDGLNLTGFVKTSGNKGLQVYIPLPANTYTFDETRLFTEFIAHYLVSKETDLFTIERMKKNRGNKLYVDYVQHAHGKTIIAPYSPRGNQHAGVAAPLLWEEVVNGLDPKEFNLPNVLKRYRKIGDPFKDYFAAGEEQPFAPVLEFLKSTK from the coding sequence ATGAAGCCCATGCTTCCTGTACTTAGTTTTGAACAACCTGTGCGCCAAGGGTGGTCGTATGAAGTCAAATATGATGGTTTTAGAGCTATGCTTGAATGGACCGAAGAAAGCATCAACATAGTAAGCAGGAACGGAAAGCCGCTCCTCCCTCAATTTCCCGAAATAGACCAATTCCTTTCTTCGCATATAGAGGCTTTTAGACCGTATTTGCCGCTTCTTCTTGATTGTGAGCTTGTTATTCTGGAAAATGAGTATAAAGCAAATTTTTCAGCGATACAGGTCCGAGGCCGGATGAAATCCGAAAACAGAATTCAGGAATCGGCAAAGAAGGTCCCTGCGCGCCTAATGGCTTTTGACCTCCTTATGCTGTCAGGAACAAGTCTTTTGGATAGGGTCTATAGCGATCGGAAAAAACAATTGAACGACTTATTTATAAAAACCGGGCTGCCGGTTAAAGTGAATCCATCTAACCAACAATTGCTTCAATATGTAAAATCCTATAGTGATTTTAATGAAATATGGGAACATGTCTCCCTTCATGACGGCGAAGGAATCGTTGCCAAAGACCCGGCTGGACGATGGGAAGAAGGAAAGCGGACAGACAAATGGGTGAAGTACAAGAATTTCAAGCTGGTAAACTGCTTCCTAATTGCTTTTGAAAAAGCAAATGGTTATTACCATTGCGCTGTTTACAAAGATGAAGAAATTGTTCAAATTGGCCATATTCTTTTTGGCTTGAAGCCTGAGGAAAAACAGGCGCTATCAGCTGTAATCCGGCAGAACAGTACAAATGAGGATAATCGATTTATTTATGTTGAGCCTGCGATTTGCTTTGAAGTAAAATACCTGGAGCTTTATGATGGGGAATTAAGGGAGCCTCATTTTAACAGATTCAGATTCGATTTAAAGCCTGAGGATTGTACGTATGACCATTTTCTTTTTAATCAAAAAAACGCTCCTGAAGATGTAGAGCTAACCCATCCTGATAAGCCAGTTTGGGAAAGTCCGCCTGTTCGAAAAATTGACCTTGTTCATTATTTGAGGGAGGTCTCTCCTTCAATGCTGCCATTTTTACAAAAACGGCTTTTGACAGTTATCCGCTATCCGCATGGAATGTTTGGTGAAGCCTTTTATCAGAAAAATTGTCCTGATTATGCTCCAGATTTCGTCGAGACGCATTTGGATGAGGATATAAATTATATTGTTTGCAATGGGTTGAAAACCCTTGTCTGGCTTGGAAACCAGCTTGCTATCGAGTTCCACATTCCGTTTCGGACGATTGATTCCCAGCCAAATAAAGTGTCCGAAATTGTCCTTGACCTTGACCCGCCTTCCATCGGTGATTTTCAGCTTGCCGTGACAGCTGCTTTGCATATTAAAGAGGTGCTGGACGGGTTGAACCTGACCGGATTCGTCAAAACCTCCGGAAATAAAGGCTTGCAAGTTTATATTCCTCTGCCGGCCAACACATATACGTTTGATGAAACGCGATTGTTTACTGAATTCATAGCCCATTATCTCGTTTCAAAAGAAACTGATCTGTTTACAATAGAACGAATGAAGAAAAACCGCGGAAACAAGCTTTATGTTGACTATGTCCAGCATGCCCACGGCAAAACCATCATTGCCCCGTATTCACCAAGAGGGAACCAGCATGCGGGAGTGGCTGCACCTCTTTTATGGGAAGAGGTTGTTAATGGGCTTGATCCGAAAGAATTCAATTTGCCAAATGTGTTAAAACGGTACAGAAAAATCGGCGACCCTTTCAAGGACTATTTCGCTGCAGGTGAGGAACAGCCTTTTGCTCCGGTACTGGAGTTTTTAAAAAGCACAAAATAG
- the ku gene encoding non-homologous end joining protein Ku: MHTIWKGSISFGLVNIPIKLHAATEDRDIKLRTLHKECHSPIKYEKVCPVCEREVKNEEIVKAYEYTKGKFVVLEDEDLANLKKGNEDKAVEIIDFVKMEEIDPIYFDRTYFMSPHEGGGKAYSLLRKALEDSQKVGLAKIVIRSKEQLAVIRVYENTLVMETIHYPDEVRKAGDVPNVPEGDKVTDKEISTAILLIDQLTTEFQPEKYNDEYRTALMELIDAKRAGREVVAPTAAEQPANVTDLMAALQASIDKTKPKKAAAPRKKATPKKKKEA; this comes from the coding sequence ATGCATACGATTTGGAAAGGCAGTATTAGCTTTGGGCTCGTCAATATCCCCATCAAGCTTCATGCCGCTACAGAAGACAGGGACATTAAACTCAGGACCCTGCATAAGGAATGCCATTCACCAATTAAATATGAAAAGGTTTGTCCCGTCTGTGAAAGGGAAGTAAAAAATGAGGAAATTGTCAAAGCGTATGAATATACAAAAGGAAAATTTGTCGTTCTCGAAGATGAGGACCTGGCTAATCTAAAGAAGGGAAATGAGGATAAGGCCGTCGAAATCATTGATTTTGTCAAAATGGAGGAAATTGATCCGATCTATTTTGACCGGACGTATTTCATGTCTCCACATGAGGGTGGCGGTAAAGCCTATTCCTTGCTGAGGAAAGCTCTTGAAGATTCGCAAAAGGTTGGTCTGGCCAAGATTGTTATCCGTTCAAAAGAACAGCTGGCTGTTATCCGGGTATATGAAAATACACTTGTGATGGAAACCATCCATTATCCGGATGAAGTGAGGAAAGCAGGCGATGTTCCAAATGTTCCAGAAGGGGATAAAGTGACTGACAAGGAAATTTCAACAGCGATCCTCCTGATTGACCAATTGACCACAGAATTCCAGCCGGAAAAATACAATGATGAATATCGTACAGCTTTAATGGAACTTATTGATGCAAAGCGGGCAGGACGCGAGGTTGTTGCCCCAACTGCGGCGGAGCAGCCTGCTAATGTTACCGATCTGATGGCTGCGCTTCAAGCTTCAATTGACAAGACAAAGCCGAAGAAGGCGGCGGCTCCACGTAAAAAAGCGACTCCAAAAAAGAAAAAAGAGGCATAG
- a CDS encoding phosphatase PAP2 family protein: protein MAGRLMKLAFSYLGLSLAIVFGFIFIFLEIANELKEKELEEFDVTVITYVQRFISSDLTELMLYITMLGSIPWLTASVIGTIVFCFLKKKWRSGLFIAFSSGIGALFNMYLKDLFQRERPDIKPLIEEEGYSFPSGHSMGSFIFYGACAFLVFHFARRWKIKIAGSAALFFIIFMVGLSRVYLGVHYPSDIIGGFSAGGAWLAVCVILFKFYEKNERISR from the coding sequence ATGGCAGGCAGATTGATGAAGTTGGCATTTTCCTACCTTGGGCTTTCATTAGCTATTGTTTTTGGATTCATTTTTATTTTTTTAGAAATAGCCAATGAGCTTAAGGAGAAGGAACTGGAAGAATTCGATGTAACAGTCATCACATATGTACAAAGGTTCATTTCCTCTGATCTAACAGAGTTAATGCTTTATATTACAATGTTAGGTTCAATACCGTGGCTGACTGCCTCGGTTATTGGGACGATTGTCTTTTGCTTTTTAAAAAAGAAATGGCGTTCAGGTTTATTCATCGCCTTTTCATCAGGTATAGGCGCTCTGTTCAATATGTATTTGAAAGATTTATTCCAGCGGGAGAGGCCGGATATTAAGCCTTTAATAGAAGAAGAGGGTTATAGTTTTCCAAGCGGCCATTCAATGGGTTCATTTATTTTCTATGGAGCCTGCGCATTCCTGGTCTTCCATTTTGCCCGGAGATGGAAGATAAAAATTGCCGGCTCAGCCGCACTTTTTTTTATAATTTTTATGGTTGGCCTTAGCAGAGTCTATCTTGGAGTCCATTACCCAAGCGATATTATCGGCGGGTTTTCGGCAGGCGGGGCTTGGCTGGCAGTCTGCGTAATCCTTTTCAAGTTTTATGAGAAAAATGAACGGATATCCCGATAG
- the glpK gene encoding glycerol kinase GlpK, with protein MGKYILALDQGTTSSRAILFGHDGQIVHMAQKEFTQHFPQPGWVEHNADEIWGSILAVIASCLTESGVKPSEIAGIGITNQRETTVVWDKETGRPIYNAIVWQSRQTNGICEELKAAGHSDLFRDKTGLLIDAYFSGTKVKWILDHVQGSREKAKAGKLLFGTIDTWLIWKLSGGKAHVTDYSNASRTLLYNIYDLKWDSELLSILGIPESMLPEVRPSSEIYAKTAPHHFFGQEVPIAAAAGDQQAALFGQACFEEGMAKNTYGTGCFMLMNTGENAVKSNHGLLTTIAWGIDGKVEYALEGSIFVAGSAIQWLRDGLRMIRSAKDSESYASRVNSTDGVYVVPAFVGLGTPYWDSDVRGAVFGLTRGTSKEHFIRATLESLAYQTRDVLSAMEADSGIRLKTLRADGGAVSNNFLMEFQSSILNVSVERPVINETTALGAAFLAGLATGFWKNRKEISEQWALGGSFEPSMEEKEREELYSGWKKAVHAAMAFK; from the coding sequence ATGGGGAAGTATATTCTTGCATTGGACCAAGGCACGACGAGCTCGCGTGCCATCCTTTTCGGCCATGACGGACAAATCGTTCACATGGCGCAAAAAGAATTCACACAGCATTTTCCGCAGCCAGGCTGGGTTGAACATAATGCAGATGAAATCTGGGGGTCGATTCTTGCTGTCATTGCTTCATGCCTGACAGAGTCGGGAGTAAAGCCTTCAGAGATTGCAGGTATCGGAATCACTAATCAGCGGGAAACAACGGTTGTATGGGATAAGGAAACTGGCCGCCCAATTTACAATGCGATCGTTTGGCAGTCCAGACAGACAAACGGCATTTGTGAAGAGTTAAAAGCCGCGGGACATAGTGATTTGTTTCGTGACAAAACAGGTTTGCTAATAGACGCATATTTTTCCGGGACAAAGGTGAAATGGATATTGGACCATGTCCAGGGTTCCCGCGAAAAGGCAAAAGCCGGAAAATTACTGTTCGGAACGATTGATACGTGGCTGATCTGGAAGCTTTCAGGCGGGAAGGCTCATGTGACCGATTATTCAAATGCTTCAAGAACATTGTTATACAATATTTATGACTTAAAATGGGATAGCGAGCTTCTTTCCATCCTTGGGATTCCTGAATCGATGCTGCCTGAGGTAAGACCTTCATCAGAGATTTACGCAAAAACTGCTCCGCATCACTTCTTTGGGCAGGAAGTCCCGATTGCTGCGGCTGCAGGCGACCAGCAGGCGGCATTGTTCGGCCAGGCTTGCTTTGAGGAAGGCATGGCCAAGAACACATATGGAACCGGCTGCTTCATGCTAATGAATACTGGTGAAAACGCAGTTAAATCAAATCATGGCCTTCTGACGACGATTGCTTGGGGAATTGATGGCAAGGTCGAGTATGCCCTTGAAGGCAGTATATTCGTTGCCGGGTCAGCAATCCAATGGCTACGTGACGGCTTGCGGATGATTCGTTCAGCGAAAGACAGTGAATCGTATGCCTCAAGGGTAAACTCAACAGATGGAGTGTATGTGGTACCGGCTTTTGTCGGGCTTGGAACGCCTTATTGGGACAGTGATGTTCGCGGCGCCGTATTTGGGCTGACAAGAGGGACTTCAAAGGAGCATTTTATCAGGGCAACACTCGAATCGCTGGCCTACCAGACAAGGGATGTCCTGTCGGCAATGGAAGCCGACTCTGGCATTAGGCTGAAAACACTGCGGGCTGATGGGGGAGCTGTCAGCAATAACTTCTTGATGGAATTCCAGAGCAGTATCTTGAATGTTTCTGTTGAAAGGCCGGTCATAAATGAAACAACAGCCCTTGGCGCAGCTTTCCTTGCCGGGCTGGCCACGGGATTCTGGAAGAATCGCAAGGAAATCAGCGAACAGTGGGCTCTTGGTGGAAGCTTTGAACCTTCGATGGAAGAAAAAGAGCGAGAAGAGCTTTATTCAGGCTGGAAAAAGGCTGTCCACGCGGCGATGGCGTTTAAATAA
- a CDS encoding metallophosphoesterase family protein gives MKILVLSDTHIPKRSKQLPEELLQEAKTADLIIHAGDWQTIEVFEELSRYAKVEGVYGNVDGTEMKSLFPLKKIVEVNGFRVGIVHGHGKGMTTEKRAIKAFSEEKVNCIIYGHSHIPVLRHEKDILIFNPGSPTDKRRQKRYSFGILHAGETLSAQLIFFGGKE, from the coding sequence ATGAAAATTCTTGTTCTCTCGGACACCCATATCCCAAAGCGATCGAAACAGCTTCCCGAGGAACTGCTTCAAGAGGCAAAGACGGCAGATTTGATCATTCATGCTGGTGATTGGCAAACTATTGAAGTTTTTGAGGAGCTTTCCCGGTATGCAAAAGTTGAAGGAGTATACGGGAATGTAGATGGAACAGAGATGAAGTCCCTTTTTCCATTGAAAAAAATTGTAGAGGTCAATGGATTCAGGGTAGGAATCGTTCATGGACATGGAAAGGGAATGACAACTGAAAAACGGGCAATTAAAGCTTTTTCTGAGGAAAAGGTAAATTGTATTATCTATGGACATTCCCATATTCCGGTCCTGCGGCATGAAAAAGATATTCTTATTTTTAATCCTGGTTCACCTACCGATAAGCGGCGGCAAAAGCGCTATTCATTTGGTATTCTTCACGCTGGGGAAACACTTAGCGCGCAGCTTATTTTTTTCGGCGGCAAGGAATAG
- a CDS encoding cold-shock protein, whose protein sequence is MAFGRRNMEEVVLEATEVWECTAEGCKAWIRDNFKSEDTPECPICKSEMRRATKELQAVANTSKRYI, encoded by the coding sequence ATGGCGTTTGGACGGAGAAATATGGAAGAAGTTGTGTTGGAAGCTACTGAAGTTTGGGAGTGCACTGCCGAAGGATGCAAGGCTTGGATCCGTGATAACTTCAAAAGTGAGGATACACCAGAATGTCCCATTTGCAAAAGTGAGATGAGACGGGCCACCAAAGAACTTCAAGCAGTCGCAAATACTAGCAAGCGCTATATATAG
- a CDS encoding DUF6509 family protein — protein MEIIGHTVEYLEDPFGLLTGERFEFLLDLDIDEEDELYTVAGTGLKVIFAVEGSENKIAQYNFFERGSGKVLDFALEDDEEQMVIDYCSNHFDEA, from the coding sequence ATGGAGATTATCGGCCATACAGTTGAATATTTGGAAGATCCGTTTGGACTGCTAACTGGGGAACGATTTGAATTTCTACTCGATTTGGATATCGACGAAGAGGACGAGTTATACACTGTAGCTGGTACAGGGTTAAAGGTAATTTTTGCTGTGGAAGGCAGCGAAAACAAAATTGCCCAATATAATTTTTTCGAAAGAGGCTCTGGGAAGGTGCTTGACTTTGCCCTTGAGGATGACGAGGAACAAATGGTTATCGACTATTGCAGTAATCATTTTGATGAAGCTTAA
- a CDS encoding TorD/DmsD family molecular chaperone produces the protein MAAAHTLSDFTTIMSARKNFYEFMHQLFSAPLDLNSLNSIKLFGNIEGLVELGDGGKALFHFFTKAGEDELKLEEIQFARVFIGPLSLPAPPWESFYKSRERLLFDDSMYEVRRAYHESGLKFFKENREPDDHLLTELEFMIHLSSRSASETESSKLNNLFQRQYNFLDKQLGSWVPQFAEKLAEKSDSVLYVGAARLLADFITEDKECLKELMEGLAYVH, from the coding sequence TTGGCTGCAGCTCATACACTATCTGATTTTACCACCATCATGTCGGCAAGGAAGAATTTTTATGAATTCATGCACCAATTATTTTCGGCACCGCTTGATCTTAACAGCCTAAATTCAATAAAGCTATTTGGGAATATAGAAGGTTTAGTGGAACTGGGGGACGGCGGGAAAGCCCTGTTTCACTTTTTTACAAAGGCTGGAGAGGATGAATTAAAACTAGAAGAAATCCAGTTTGCACGGGTATTTATTGGACCGCTTTCATTGCCGGCTCCTCCATGGGAGTCTTTTTACAAAAGCAGGGAGAGATTGCTTTTCGATGACTCGATGTATGAAGTAAGGCGGGCATATCATGAGTCGGGTCTGAAGTTTTTTAAAGAAAATAGGGAACCGGATGACCATTTACTTACCGAGCTTGAATTTATGATTCACTTATCCAGTAGAAGTGCCAGTGAAACAGAGTCTTCTAAACTGAACAATTTATTTCAGCGCCAATACAACTTCCTGGATAAGCAACTGGGCAGCTGGGTTCCACAATTCGCTGAAAAGCTTGCCGAAAAATCGGACAGTGTCCTGTATGTTGGAGCAGCCCGGCTTCTGGCTGATTTCATAACTGAAGACAAAGAATGCTTGAAAGAGTTGATGGAGGGATTAGCCTATGTCCACTAA
- a CDS encoding DMSO/selenate family reductase complex A subunit, whose amino-acid sequence MSTNKEQGIVNKKFKRRTFLKWSGGIGLPLILGGVGASQLISKDETAKGLKSDIPEEIINTCSAFNCGGRCLIKTHVRDGVVVRISTDTNEDSLPTPQLRACVRGRSYKSMLYHPDRLKYPMKRVGKRGEGKFERISWEEAIDTIAKETKRIGDTNGPESRYVNYGSGLGGLFGGKQMARRLLAMTGGYLNYRNDYSSGCANVATPYTYGTNNTGSSFDNLLHSKYIILWGQNPSEVIFSTPYLAFLREAKKNGAKIIVIDPRYTDTAIAFADDWIPILPSTDVAMMDAMAYVIVTEGLHDQKFLDTYCLGFDEDHMPDGAPKEATIKNYLLGKTDGIPKTPEWAEEICGVPASKIIEIAREFATTKPATLINGWGPQRAAYGEQIIRGGAQLTALTGNIGKFGGGAAGTGYWSHSNIVYPVTSENPVAASIPCFQWTTAVERGTEMTAEDGLEGTDKLKSNIKLIYNIAGNMLLNQHSDINKTKALLEDESKVEFILVTELFMTPSAKYADILLPGTSFFERWDIGMPWCFGDYALFGGKTIDPLYECRNEYDIFADVAGKFGLKEQYTEGRSMLDWVKVSIERTKAELDPNFPTFEEFQKNGVYHFRYDEPLIAFQKQIEDPKNNPFETPSGKIELFSKALWDMQKHDEIPPFAKYVPAWEGPADPLKAKYPLQMISWHYKRRCHSTHDNNPWLEETAPQEMWINPRDARARGIKEGDRAKVFNDRGLIHIPVKITSKIIPGVVGIPQGAWYTPDENGIDQRGSINVLTKHHPTPLAKANPQQTNLVEVTKA is encoded by the coding sequence ATGTCCACTAATAAGGAGCAGGGTATAGTCAATAAAAAATTCAAACGGCGCACGTTCCTAAAATGGTCGGGGGGTATCGGGTTACCGCTTATCCTTGGTGGAGTTGGTGCCAGCCAGTTAATTAGCAAGGATGAAACTGCAAAAGGTTTGAAATCGGATATTCCTGAAGAAATTATTAATACATGCAGTGCTTTTAACTGTGGGGGCCGCTGCCTAATCAAAACACATGTCAGGGATGGAGTGGTGGTTCGAATTAGTACCGATACCAATGAGGATTCCCTGCCGACCCCGCAGCTTCGGGCTTGTGTAAGGGGGCGGAGTTATAAAAGCATGCTGTATCATCCTGACCGGCTGAAATATCCAATGAAACGCGTAGGCAAACGTGGCGAAGGAAAGTTTGAAAGGATTAGCTGGGAAGAAGCTATTGATACAATTGCAAAAGAAACAAAGCGGATTGGTGACACAAACGGACCAGAATCAAGATATGTCAATTATGGCTCTGGACTTGGAGGGCTGTTCGGCGGGAAACAGATGGCAAGGCGTCTTCTGGCGATGACGGGCGGATATCTGAATTACCGGAACGACTATAGTTCAGGGTGCGCTAACGTCGCTACACCTTACACGTACGGGACTAATAATACTGGTTCAAGCTTTGATAACCTGCTCCATTCAAAATACATCATACTTTGGGGGCAGAATCCGTCAGAAGTGATATTTTCTACTCCATATTTAGCTTTCCTCCGCGAAGCAAAGAAAAATGGAGCTAAGATAATTGTGATTGACCCTCGTTATACCGATACTGCGATTGCTTTTGCCGATGACTGGATTCCGATTCTGCCGTCGACAGACGTCGCGATGATGGACGCAATGGCCTATGTAATTGTAACTGAAGGCTTGCACGATCAGAAGTTTTTAGATACGTATTGCCTTGGGTTTGATGAAGACCATATGCCGGACGGAGCACCAAAGGAAGCGACTATCAAAAACTATCTCCTTGGCAAGACGGACGGAATTCCGAAAACACCTGAATGGGCGGAAGAGATTTGTGGGGTTCCAGCTTCAAAAATCATCGAAATTGCCCGCGAATTCGCGACAACAAAGCCTGCAACCCTAATCAATGGCTGGGGTCCTCAGCGCGCAGCTTACGGAGAACAAATTATCCGAGGCGGCGCTCAATTGACTGCCTTAACCGGAAATATTGGAAAGTTTGGAGGAGGCGCGGCGGGGACAGGGTATTGGTCCCATTCGAATATCGTCTACCCAGTCACTAGTGAAAACCCGGTAGCCGCGTCAATCCCTTGCTTCCAGTGGACAACTGCTGTTGAAAGAGGAACGGAAATGACAGCTGAAGACGGGCTTGAAGGCACAGATAAGCTAAAGTCCAACATTAAGCTGATTTATAATATAGCCGGAAATATGCTGCTAAACCAGCATTCAGACATCAACAAGACAAAGGCATTGCTCGAAGACGAAAGCAAGGTAGAGTTTATCCTGGTCACTGAATTGTTCATGACACCGAGCGCGAAATATGCGGATATCCTCCTGCCGGGAACAAGCTTTTTTGAACGATGGGATATCGGAATGCCATGGTGCTTCGGTGATTATGCTTTATTTGGCGGCAAGACCATCGACCCCTTGTATGAGTGCAGAAATGAATATGATATTTTTGCTGATGTTGCCGGTAAATTCGGGCTGAAGGAGCAGTATACTGAAGGGCGTTCGATGCTCGATTGGGTAAAAGTCAGCATTGAAAGAACAAAGGCAGAACTCGATCCAAACTTTCCAACCTTTGAGGAATTCCAGAAAAACGGAGTTTATCATTTTAGGTACGATGAACCATTAATTGCATTCCAAAAACAAATTGAGGATCCAAAAAACAATCCATTTGAAACTCCTTCAGGCAAAATTGAATTGTTCTCAAAGGCATTATGGGATATGCAAAAGCATGACGAGATACCGCCTTTCGCCAAATATGTGCCTGCATGGGAAGGGCCGGCTGACCCATTAAAAGCCAAGTATCCTCTTCAAATGATCAGCTGGCATTATAAAAGACGATGCCACTCGACACATGACAATAATCCGTGGCTCGAGGAAACTGCTCCTCAGGAAATGTGGATCAACCCGCGCGACGCAAGAGCACGGGGAATTAAAGAAGGGGACAGGGCAAAAGTGTTCAATGATCGGGGGCTCATTCACATCCCTGTAAAAATTACCAGCAAAATCATCCCTGGTGTCGTGGGGATACCTCAAGGAGCCTGGTACACTCCTGACGAGAATGGAATTGACCAGCGCGGCTCGATTAACGTGCTTACAAAGCACCACCCTACGCCGCTTGCAAAAGCAAACCCGCAGCAAACCAATCTTGTTGAAGTAACTAAAGCGTAG
- a CDS encoding DMSO/selenate family reductase complex B subunit, with protein sequence MVQMGFYINQTLCSGCKACTVACKDKKDLEVGQNFRRVYAYEEGSYIQKGTAIVHNIKAFYFSISCNHCKNPACLPACPTGAIIKRKEDGITIIDQDICRGTKFCISACPYGAPQYNDKLFKANKCDFCLDLQEKGEDPVCVSSCIMRAIEYGPIEELREKYGKVDQVKGMPDSSITYPNLVITPHKDARMS encoded by the coding sequence ATGGTACAAATGGGATTTTATATAAATCAAACACTTTGCTCCGGCTGCAAGGCTTGCACAGTTGCCTGTAAGGACAAGAAGGACCTTGAAGTAGGCCAGAATTTCCGAAGAGTATATGCTTATGAGGAAGGTTCCTATATCCAAAAGGGAACAGCGATTGTTCATAATATAAAGGCCTTCTATTTTTCGATATCGTGCAACCATTGCAAAAACCCAGCATGTTTGCCTGCTTGCCCAACCGGAGCAATCATTAAGCGGAAGGAAGATGGCATCACTATCATCGACCAGGATATTTGCCGGGGAACGAAATTCTGCATATCCGCCTGTCCCTATGGAGCACCTCAATACAACGATAAATTATTCAAGGCAAATAAATGCGATTTTTGCCTTGATCTACAGGAAAAGGGTGAAGACCCTGTCTGCGTTTCTTCCTGTATCATGAGAGCTATCGAGTATGGGCCAATTGAGGAGCTCAGGGAAAAATACGGCAAGGTTGACCAGGTAAAAGGAATGCCGGACTCATCGATCACGTACCCTAATTTGGTCATCACGCCGCATAAAGATGCGCGGATGAGTTAA
- a CDS encoding MFS transporter: MDHIDQLCIGTEKKQKGKSSELTKQKWAILSLSSIPLVMTLGNSMLIPVLPRMENELAISPFQSSMIITVYSIVAILLIPFAGYLSDHIGRKKVIIPSLIIAAIGGIISSWASWKANDAYWIILAGRALQGVGAAGAFPIVLPLVGDLFKNDDDVSSTLGMIETSNTLGKVLSPVLGAFLAGILWYLPFISIPIFCSVSIIMMIYLVHCPEIKTKPIPFKEFFKNVKDTFTKKGRWLYAIFFIGGILMFVLFGILFYLSDIFEKQYGIKDIKKGLFLAIPLGALCLASFITGKVIKKNKVLMKWLILIGIVMAGASIGALYFSDKIWYLLLMFTVAGIGIGLSLPCLDSLITEGVEKEERGTITSIYSSMRFIGVAVGPPVIALLMKVSNIWIFVLLGGVCVISAFVTIRQIRPTNKEHPKNF; the protein is encoded by the coding sequence ATGGATCACATTGATCAACTTTGTATAGGGACAGAAAAAAAGCAGAAAGGTAAGTCATCAGAACTTACCAAACAAAAATGGGCAATTCTTTCCCTTTCCTCTATCCCACTCGTGATGACTTTGGGAAATTCAATGCTTATCCCAGTTCTTCCGAGGATGGAAAATGAATTGGCTATTTCACCCTTTCAGTCGAGCATGATCATTACTGTCTATTCAATCGTGGCCATTCTTTTAATTCCTTTTGCGGGATATTTATCCGACCATATTGGCAGGAAAAAGGTAATCATCCCTAGTTTGATCATCGCAGCAATCGGGGGTATCATTTCCAGTTGGGCTTCCTGGAAGGCAAATGATGCCTATTGGATTATTCTCGCTGGCAGAGCGCTTCAGGGAGTAGGTGCAGCTGGGGCTTTTCCGATTGTTCTGCCGCTTGTTGGCGACCTTTTTAAAAATGATGATGATGTGAGCAGCACCCTGGGTATGATTGAAACATCAAACACGCTGGGAAAGGTACTAAGCCCTGTGCTTGGAGCTTTTTTAGCGGGAATTCTCTGGTATTTACCGTTCATATCCATACCGATATTTTGTTCAGTATCAATTATTATGATGATTTATCTTGTACATTGTCCTGAAATCAAAACCAAACCAATACCGTTTAAGGAATTTTTCAAAAATGTCAAAGACACCTTTACAAAAAAGGGGCGCTGGCTATATGCTATCTTTTTTATAGGCGGCATCCTCATGTTTGTATTGTTTGGAATCCTTTTTTACCTTTCGGATATTTTCGAAAAACAATACGGGATTAAGGACATTAAAAAAGGTTTGTTCCTGGCCATTCCTTTGGGGGCGTTATGCCTTGCTTCCTTTATTACAGGAAAAGTCATTAAAAAGAATAAAGTACTTATGAAGTGGCTGATTTTGATTGGTATCGTGATGGCTGGCGCTTCGATAGGCGCATTGTATTTTTCCGATAAGATTTGGTATTTGCTCTTGATGTTTACAGTTGCGGGGATTGGTATCGGACTGAGCCTGCCCTGCCTGGATTCACTGATTACAGAGGGTGTTGAGAAGGAAGAAAGGGGAACGATCACTTCCATTTACAGTTCGATGCGGTTTATCGGCGTAGCGGTAGGCCCTCCTGTCATAGCCCTATTGATGAAAGTGTCGAATATCTGGATTTTCGTTTTATTAGGTGGCGTGTGTGTAATATCAGCCTTTGTGACAATCCGGCAAATCCGCCCGACCAATAAAGAACATCCGAAAAATTTCTAA